The Arachis ipaensis cultivar K30076 chromosome B05, Araip1.1, whole genome shotgun sequence nucleotide sequence ACTTTTTTAATACATTTATGAACGTGCACGGTTGAATCAATGAGTGTGAGTCTGTATTCTTTCTCTCTAGTGTatactaaaattatttttttaatcaatgaaCCAATAAATTTACAATAGCGTCATTCGAATTCTTTACATTAGTATACatcatttaatttaattatcttaagaaaataatattaaaatagcaTTTAGCTTTACGAATTTTGGTATGAGAAAAGCAACCGGTCCATTCCTCTCCATCTGCAATCCAACCCtacacataaaaaaaaataaaaataaaataagaaatggTTATGGAAGAGAAAAACCGAGGGAAGTGTGAAAAgggaaggagagagaaagagaggaaggGTGGGAAGAATCTAAAAAGGAAGCAGCACTTcattttcttctcctccttctcttcTCCTGCACCTGACACAAATAACTTAGATttacagaaaaattaaaaaaaaaaataaaggatcCTCCTCTCCCTCTTGACACCCACActcagagaaagagaaagagaaagagaaagaaaaagagagggagagggttttaAGTTTTAACTGTGCAAAGCTAACACAGAGAGCGCGGGTGGAAGCGCCGGAAAGATGACCGGCGGTGGATCGTCGGGGAGGCTGCCGACGTGGAAGGAGAGGGAGAACAACAAGCGGAGAGAGAGAAGGCGGAGAGCGATTGCAGCGAAGATCTACGCTGGTCTTCGAGCTCAGGGTAACTACAAGCTTCCCAAGCACTGTGATAACAACGAGGTCTTGAAAGCTCTCTGTGCCGAAGCTGGTTGGATTGTCGAAGAGGACGGAACTACCTACCGCAAggtttcttcttctacttctctctCCCTCTCAGATCTACTTGCTCTTTCTTGCTTGCTTTGTTGATCCGCTTTCTAATCTTGCAAAAAGTTTGATTTGATCCTGGAGGCTTGCGATCTAACTAGCTTTTGTAGTGTTAATCTGAGATCAGGTGTCATTGTGATAGTTCTAGATGATTGATTATGTTCCGTTAGTTTCACCCTAGAAATCTTGATTGAGATCTGTGTTTTGATGACAGGGATGCAAGAGGCCGCAAGGTGAGATTGGAGGAACTCCAGCGAACATGAGTGGTTGTTCTTCACTGCAGCCAAGCCCACAGTCATCAGCATTCCCAAGCCCTGTTCCTTCCTACCATGCTAGCCCAACTTCCTCATCATTCCCCAGCCCCTCTCGCATTGATCCCAACCTTCAAAACCCCTCTTCATTCCTCCTACCATTCATTCATAACATCACCTCCATCCCCACAAACCTTCCTCCTCTTAGAATATCCAATAGTGCCCCTGTTACCCCTCCTCTTTCTTCCCCAACCTCCAGGGGTTCTAAAAGGAAGGCGGATTTCGAATCCCTCTCCAATGTCTCCTCTCTTAATTCGTTCCGCCATCCTCTCTTCGCGGTATCCGCCCCATCCAGCCCCTCCCGCCGCCACCAATTGGCTACTTCCACCATTCCTGAGTGTGATGAATCTGATGCTTCCACTGTGGACTCCGGTCGCTGGGTTAGTTTTCAGACAACGACTGCCTCGGCTGCTCCTCCGTCGCCTACCTTTAACCTTGTGAAACCAGCAATGCAGCAGATCACTCCCCAGGGTTCCATGGATATGAATGAAGGCATGCAATGGGGCCAGGCTGCAGAGAGAGGAAGACCATCGGATTTTGACTTTGAGAATGGTCGAGTGAAGCCATGGGAGGGTGAGAGGATACATGAGGTGGGAGTGGATGAGTTGGAACTTACTCTAGGCTGTGGAAAGGCCTGATGTTGAAAACAATGTTTAGGGCTACCTTCTTATGTCTATATCACGCCCAAAGGCCACAACACTGCTGCGAACCCGATCCCCAAGCCCAAGTCTGCAGCGTTTCCTTGGCGTCTGCATGGATTGCTTGGATGGAGCTGCCACTCTGCCATTGCCGGGGAAATCGGTTGCTATGTTgcatttctatatttttcttataTGTACAGTCCCGTTTATATTTCGTTACATTACATGAAATTTGACTTCATTGTGATGCCTTGTTGATTGTTGAATAGTTGCATTTGAGGCAACCTTTAAAAAGTTTGGTAGTGTTTTGAGACTTAATCTTAACTTATTACTATAGACCAGGAGAAATTGAAGTTCACTGAAGAGATATTCTTAATGCTTTCATACTCTTTATTTCATTACATAGCTGAGCATTCCAATGTGTGTATTTGAAACTGATATGGAGAGATTGAG carries:
- the LOC107642846 gene encoding BES1/BZR1 homolog protein 2, with protein sequence MTGGGSSGRLPTWKERENNKRRERRRRAIAAKIYAGLRAQGNYKLPKHCDNNEVLKALCAEAGWIVEEDGTTYRKGCKRPQGEIGGTPANMSGCSSLQPSPQSSAFPSPVPSYHASPTSSSFPSPSRIDPNLQNPSSFLLPFIHNITSIPTNLPPLRISNSAPVTPPLSSPTSRGSKRKADFESLSNVSSLNSFRHPLFAVSAPSSPSRRHQLATSTIPECDESDASTVDSGRWVSFQTTTASAAPPSPTFNLVKPAMQQITPQGSMDMNEGMQWGQAAERGRPSDFDFENGRVKPWEGERIHEVGVDELELTLGCGKA